The Enterococcus sp. 7F3_DIV0205 genome has a window encoding:
- the dhaK gene encoding dihydroxyacetone kinase subunit DhaK — protein sequence MKKIINQAQNVVPEMVQGFVRAHHETIEQVPETFVLKQKEIGKQVALISGGGSGHEPAHAGFVGSGMLQAAVCGQVFTSPTPDQIFEGIKAVDQGQGVVMVVKNYSGDIMNFDMAKDLAEMEDIKVGTVVVDDDIAVEDSTYTQGKRGVAGTILVHKILGAAARNGASVEELVALGERVVNNLKTIGVALTGATVPEVGKPGFVLADDEIEFGVGIHGEPGYKREKIKPSKEMAEELISKLADAFQWNKGERFAILVNGLGGTPLMEQYIFYEDAMNLLDAAGVEIAFSKVGNYMTSLEMAGLSVTLLKVEDDWVNALNEDVETVAW from the coding sequence AAAATTATCAATCAAGCGCAAAATGTCGTTCCAGAAATGGTACAAGGATTTGTCCGAGCTCATCATGAAACAATAGAACAAGTTCCAGAAACATTTGTTTTAAAGCAAAAAGAAATTGGCAAACAAGTTGCTTTGATCAGTGGAGGCGGCAGCGGTCATGAACCTGCCCACGCTGGATTTGTCGGATCAGGGATGTTGCAGGCTGCAGTTTGCGGACAAGTTTTTACATCTCCTACGCCTGATCAGATTTTTGAAGGAATCAAAGCAGTCGATCAAGGACAGGGCGTTGTGATGGTCGTAAAAAACTATTCTGGCGATATTATGAATTTCGACATGGCAAAAGACTTGGCGGAAATGGAAGATATCAAAGTTGGGACAGTTGTTGTGGATGATGATATTGCAGTTGAAGATAGCACCTATACGCAAGGCAAACGGGGTGTAGCAGGTACGATTCTAGTTCATAAAATTTTAGGTGCGGCCGCACGCAACGGCGCTTCTGTAGAGGAATTAGTTGCATTAGGAGAACGCGTTGTCAACAATTTAAAAACGATTGGGGTTGCATTAACAGGTGCCACGGTACCAGAAGTTGGGAAGCCTGGATTTGTGTTAGCAGATGATGAGATCGAATTTGGTGTTGGCATCCACGGAGAACCAGGCTATAAACGGGAAAAAATCAAACCATCTAAGGAAATGGCAGAAGAATTGATTTCAAAATTAGCAGATGCATTTCAGTGGAACAAAGGAGAACGTTTCGCTATTTTGGTCAATGGATTAGGTGGTACACCATTAATGGAACAATATATTTTTTATGAAGATGCAATGAATTTATTGGATGCTGCAGGTGTAGAAATCGCGTTTTCTAAGGTGGGTAATTATATGACTTCCTTGGAAATGGCTGGACTCTCTGTGACGTTGCTGAAAGTGGAAGATGATTGGGTAAACGCGTTGAATGAGGATGTTGAGACAGTAGCATGGTAA
- the dhaL gene encoding dihydroxyacetone kinase subunit DhaL has protein sequence MFTVDNLKKSLQLFKEKIDKNKDYLSELDTPIGDGDHGNNMARGMEAVSESLQSKEPETVQDIFKLTAMALISKVGGASGPLYGTAMMEMAKASAATSDALPILEAGLAGIEKRGNSQPGEKTMLDEWAPAIEAIKKGTLTDAALESAVEATKEIAATKGRASYVGERSIGHIDPGAMSSLYFFQSLMEAGVFDA, from the coding sequence ATGTTTACTGTAGATAATTTAAAAAAATCACTACAATTATTCAAAGAAAAAATCGATAAAAATAAAGACTATTTAAGTGAATTAGATACACCAATCGGTGATGGTGATCATGGTAATAATATGGCTCGAGGAATGGAAGCTGTGAGTGAAAGTTTGCAGAGTAAAGAGCCAGAAACGGTGCAAGATATTTTCAAATTGACTGCAATGGCTTTGATCAGCAAAGTAGGTGGCGCTTCAGGTCCGCTTTATGGAACAGCGATGATGGAAATGGCAAAAGCTTCTGCAGCAACATCTGATGCACTACCAATTTTAGAAGCTGGATTAGCAGGAATCGAAAAACGTGGGAACAGTCAGCCAGGCGAAAAAACAATGTTGGATGAATGGGCACCTGCAATCGAAGCAATCAAAAAAGGCACGTTAACAGATGCCGCACTAGAATCTGCTGTAGAAGCGACGAAAGAGATTGCGGCAACGAAAGGACGTGCGTCTTATGTGGGGGAACGGTCTATCGGTCATATTGACCCCGGTGCAATGTCCAGTCTGTATTTCTTTCAATCTTTAATGGAAGCAGGTGTGTTTGATGCGTAA
- the dhaM gene encoding dihydroxyacetone kinase phosphoryl donor subunit DhaM, producing the protein MRNGVVIVSHVKEIGEGVDRLIKEVAKDVPITVAAGLDQGEVGTSFEKIMDAFEKNSAQTLLAFYDLGSAKMNLEMAIDMTEKEVLLFDTALVESAYTAAALLQVDTPIDAIKEQLAPLKIK; encoded by the coding sequence ATGCGTAATGGTGTAGTTATTGTGTCACACGTCAAAGAAATCGGCGAAGGTGTGGACCGTTTGATCAAAGAAGTGGCAAAAGATGTGCCAATCACTGTTGCAGCAGGATTGGATCAAGGAGAAGTCGGAACGTCATTTGAAAAAATCATGGACGCATTTGAAAAAAATTCTGCTCAAACATTACTAGCATTCTATGATTTAGGTAGCGCTAAAATGAATTTGGAAATGGCCATTGATATGACAGAAAAAGAAGTGTTACTGTTCGATACGGCCTTAGTAGAGAGCGCTTATACAGCGGCAGCATTGTTACAAGTAGATACACCGATCGATGCCATAAAGGAGCAGTTAGCCCCTTTAAAAATAAAATAA
- a CDS encoding glycerol dehydrogenase codes for MRKAFISPTKYVQGEDELLNLGYFVTTFGKKALLIAHADDVSRVKEKLDKTAEKFNISFVESNFHGEASRVEVARLQKVAEENDCDCVIGLGGGKAIDTAKCVAEGHNLIIVPTIVATDAPTSHSAVLYTEDGQFDDYAYFVQSPSVVLIDTVVIANAPTRFLVSGMGDALSTYFEARATHNSYSNVNAGLPCGAREGVCPPAKGTNTALALAKLCYETILEDGLKAKEASDNNVVTPALENIIEANILLSGLGFESAGLAAIHAIHDGLTVLHDAHGATHGEKVAFSTICQLVLENAPKSELYEVLDFALSIGLPVCLADLGVKEISDAELTEVAEKSCIPEESIHSMPFPITVDQVKAAIIVADQIGKEYKSHK; via the coding sequence ATGAGAAAAGCGTTTATTAGTCCAACGAAATACGTTCAAGGTGAAGATGAGTTATTGAATTTAGGCTATTTTGTGACAACCTTTGGGAAAAAAGCATTATTGATTGCCCATGCAGATGACGTCAGCCGAGTGAAAGAGAAACTAGATAAAACTGCTGAAAAATTTAATATTTCCTTTGTCGAAAGTAATTTCCATGGAGAAGCGTCGCGAGTAGAAGTCGCTCGCCTGCAAAAAGTTGCTGAAGAGAATGATTGTGATTGCGTAATCGGCCTTGGTGGTGGAAAAGCGATCGATACAGCCAAATGTGTGGCAGAAGGGCACAACTTGATCATTGTACCGACGATCGTTGCAACAGATGCGCCAACGAGTCATTCAGCAGTTCTTTATACAGAAGACGGTCAGTTTGACGATTATGCTTACTTTGTACAAAGTCCGAGTGTCGTTTTGATTGATACGGTAGTTATTGCAAATGCGCCAACACGTTTCTTAGTTTCTGGCATGGGTGATGCCTTATCTACTTATTTCGAGGCTAGAGCAACACATAATTCCTACTCGAATGTCAATGCTGGATTGCCTTGTGGCGCCCGTGAAGGCGTTTGTCCTCCTGCTAAAGGGACGAATACTGCTTTAGCACTGGCTAAATTATGTTATGAAACAATCTTGGAAGATGGATTGAAAGCCAAAGAAGCTTCAGATAATAATGTGGTAACTCCTGCTTTGGAAAATATCATTGAAGCCAATATTTTACTTTCAGGCCTAGGCTTTGAAAGTGCAGGACTCGCTGCCATTCATGCGATCCATGATGGTTTGACCGTTTTACATGATGCGCATGGTGCCACACATGGCGAAAAAGTAGCATTCAGCACGATTTGTCAGTTGGTTTTAGAAAATGCGCCAAAATCTGAATTGTATGAAGTATTAGATTTTGCTTTATCGATCGGCTTACCGGTTTGTTTAGCCGACTTAGGGGTGAAAGAAATTTCGGATGCTGAGCTAACAGAAGTAGCTGAAAAATCATGCATTCCAGAAGAATCGATCCACTCAATGCCGTTCCCAATTACAGTGGATCAAGTAAAAGCAGCAATTATTGTGGCAGATCAAATCGGAAAAGAGTATAAGAGTCATAAGTAG